The bacterium genome segment GGCGGGGGCAGGTACAGCTGTCTCATGTGTATTTTTTACGTTTCCCCGTAAAATTCTGCTCAGCATTTTAAAATATATCCTGGCCACAGTGTTGTTTACATATACTGTAAGCCTGTTTATTCGAATAATATTAAGCCGCCACGCTCCTATGGCAAGTCTATTTGAATCGTTGTTTTTTTTCTGCTGGTCAATCTGTTTTATCTCTTTTATCGTTTACCTTCGCTTTAAGGAATCTTTTTTCCTGCCTTTTTCGTTTCCAATGCTTTTTCTTTTAAGTTTAAAAGCATATTTTTCCCCATGGGACATTAGACCTCTTTTCCCCGCGTTAAAAACCATCTGGTTTGAACTGCATGTTGCGGCATCGTTTTTTGCATATAGCGCCTTTGGTATCGGGTTCGCGGGCGGAATCTGTTATCTTATAAAAAATTATTCCCGTTATTCCGGTGTTTTGCCGGAGGCGGACATAATTGATTTGGTTATTTACCGGAGTGCCGTCTGGGGATTTTTTCTGTTTTCATTTTCTATGCTGACAGGCGGTATCTGGGCATACCTTGCATGGTGCAATTATTTTATATGGACGCCGAAAGAAATCTGGTCGGTCCTTTTATGGACGTTTTATGCTTTTTATCTCCATGCGAGGCTTTTAAACGAATGGTCCGGAAAACGGTGCGCGTGGCTGGGGATTTTAGGATTTATTTTCACAATGTTTACTTATTTAGGCGTAAGCCTTTTAATGCAGAGTTCTCATCGTTTATAAAAATATTATGACTAACGTAATTTGTAACTTTTTTAATAAGTTTTACCTGAATTTTTGCTTTAGTCAACATTTTTGAATAAATCTAAGGCTTATTTTGGACGATTTCTCCAATGAGAACATATAATAGTTAGAATTGGACCCCGCACCATCTGGTGCGGGGTTAATTCCGCAAAAAATCAGGTAAAACTTATTTTATATCTTAAAATTAGTTATGACCAATATTCAAAGATTGTTTTTTCCGGTAATTATTCTTTTCTTCTGTGCCGGCTGCGCGGGTATGCACGCAAGCCTCACAAAACCCGGTCGCAAATTGCAAGTAATAACTGGGAGGCTGTCAAACCGCTTAATCTCGCATTAAAAGATAAAAATGAACTTGTCCGTGGAGTGTGGCATTAAAGGCATTGAGAAAAATTGAAAAAGCGAAGGAATAAAATTAATCATGAAATCAATCTGGCGTTTCTTTAAATCCATA includes the following:
- the ccsA gene encoding cytochrome c biogenesis protein CcsA: MDKLFLYFFSASFVLAGAGTAVSCVFFTFPRKILLSILKYILATVLFTYTVSLFIRIILSRHAPMASLFESLFFFCWSICFISFIVYLRFKESFFLPFSFPMLFLLSLKAYFSPWDIRPLFPALKTIWFELHVAASFFAYSAFGIGFAGGICYLIKNYSRYSGVLPEADIIDLVIYRSAVWGFFLFSFSMLTGGIWAYLAWCNYFIWTPKEIWSVLLWTFYAFYLHARLLNEWSGKRCAWLGILGFIFTMFTYLGVSLLMQSSHRL